GAATGTATTAGTGCGTTCGTTGGACAGACGGATCGTGTGATGCGCCGAAAGGTGAGTGTTCCTGGAGTTGCAAAtgtttccacacacacaaatctgTATTAAATGCTGCATTATGATACATTTCCCTACAGGTTCTCGAACGTCTGCATGAACTCGTTACGCTGGAACATCGCCTTGGACGCATGCTGGAGCGAATGATTTCCGACAGCGATTATATTCCACCGTTGGCATCCGATTTCATGGATCCGCCCATTGCCGTCACGAAGAAGTTAAAATTCACTGAAACTCAGCGTGCAGGTCGTCCGAAAGCAGGATCGCACGACAAAACGGTCAATCTGGATGCACCGCTCAGCACACAAACTGTCGCCGCGACTACTCCTTCTATGGTGGGACAGTTTAATGAGCAAAGTTTGCTGCTACGCTGTGCCTTTGCCCTTCGTCGGATGGATCCGGAGTTGGTGCGCCTGTTTACCGTAACGCTGGTGCCAGCCCGTGTGGTTGAAGTACCGGAACAGCGCGGTACGTGCCTTGCACTGCCGGAATATCGCTTCGTGCTGGAAAACGTAACCGTTGCATTGGAACAATCGAGCGAAATGGAAGGTCGCTACCAACGGTGTATGGTAGAATGCTGGCAAGAGTTTGTCGAGCGTACGGCAATACTACAGCAACGGCTACACGAAGGCACGAACCGTCTGCAACCCGCTTCCATTCAGGAGCTTTTGCCACTGAAATCATGCTACCTGTGGAGTCTTCGACTAACAACGGCGCTACTAACATGGAAGCGATTCCGGGAACAGCGCGGCCGAGGTGATCTTGCTCGTGTGCTACGACTGTTAGTGGAGAAACTGGTCGTAAATGATGCTTCCGCTGCAGATAATTTACACTTAACCGAACTGGCAAAGCTCCTACTGCGAAAACTGATCGTACAAGAAGCGTGTTTCGGTGATCTTTCGATCGCAGCTCAGCTGTATCGACTTGCATGTGCCATCGGTGATAGTGTTGGTGATCGTACTAACGCCTCGCGTTCGATAGCTCGATTTACGCGCAGCGTTCTGACCTCATCGGACATCCGCACGGCGGACAGTAAATCGAACCATCACTTTACAACCATCCTGGATGGGCTTATCGATACCGTTGATTTGAAACCGCTCAAGCAGCTTATCGTAGATATGCGTCAAGATGTAAGCATCGACGAAAAGATCGTTAGTGCCAAAACGGgtggaaaatcgaaaaaccAACCAGCGACCGATTCCTCATCCATGATCATCCGCACGTTTGCTTCGTTCAAGCGTACACAATACGCACTACTGTTCAAGGGTCTATGTAGAGCTTTTCTGCGAGTGTTACAAGATGAAATACGCGTTCGCTCTGGTACGGGCGGTGGCCCTAATCGTCGCCTTGAGCTATGGGAAACGGCTTGTGAAGCCACCGGGGAACTAACGAATATCGTTAAGCAAGCGCAACAGGCAGGAAATTTCGGTATTTACCTGCGTTTTGCACGAATCTTTATCAAGCTTTTCCTCAAGAGTGGCCTGCCCGCGCTGGAAACTGTTTTGCGCTCTTCCGCTGAGCGAGCGTCCAACCTGTTGTCCACACTGCAGATAACGACACGCTATCTGCACAACGTATGCTGCCAGACGAAGGTGGCCAAGGGTACCGGTTCATCGGCAGGGGCCCTTGCACAGATTCCCTTCGTGCGAGAATCCGTCGAGACGCTGGTGTATCGCGTAAAAGCCGCACTGGTTGCTAATCGCTGTTCGGCCGTCTTTTGGATGGGTAATTTAAAGAACAAAGATGTGCAAGGTGAACTGATCGCTTCACAACTGCCCGAGCCAGACTCGGACGAGGAGGAAGTGCAGCATGATGATGCAACCGATGCGGGATTGCAGGATGCATCAGATATTGTGGATGATCtgagtgatgatgatggtagggATTGTGCCCCCGATGCGGGCAAATCGTCGAAAGCGTCGTCCAATCAACGTGCGGCCAGTGTAGCGAAATCATCTCAAAGTAAATGCTTCTGACCGACCTTTATTATCTGCTCCATAATGGCAATAACTTTGAATAAGATTTTTTAACACATTGTCAATTACCAACATAAGTTAGCATAGGTTAACGTGGTTCGTGAcgccataaaaaaactaaaatcagCACAACTAAACTTCTAAAAAAAGCGATCACGATCTTAGCTGGGAATAGGGAAATGCCAGAAATAATGGAACATTCCATCGAGATTCTTTCGTAaagattattttataatatttcgATAGTTCGTGGTCTTTGCTTTCTATCAACAGATATGAATTTCCAGTACAGATTATTACAAAACGAGTGTTGTCTATAAACATCACTTATCTCAGTCTAAAAACATcgttcaacaacaacacatgAAGTCAGTGTATAGCAAGGAACTATAGTGTAAAGATAAGCTAAATGCAAGGACACAAAATATGAATTCATCAAAAACTTTTCTGAACTTgagtgtaataaaaattaattataactAACCTCACGCCGAAAAAGTTATACACTTAActgacacaaacacattttacaACGACGGGTTGTGCATCATGAAACTATTAatcattattaatttaatggaAACATTAATATTATGAGTTACTTGTTTATAAATGATATttaaactcataaaaaaaattacttaccACAATCAACTTGTGATATTAGATGCTTTTTTCGTCAATCTACAAATATCAGTTTAATAGAATTTTCATTCCtatctttgtttttattagatggtgatgatttgttttgttaatttctTCCGTTATCGATTCGTACAATATGTACAGGACAGAATTGGTGTGAATACTTAAAACGACAAACAGCAAGTAGAAGGCTAAACGATGAACTTACACTTCCCTAACACGATATATTCtctaaaaatgcttcaaaaatgTACGCAAtgtgttaattgttttttttttctaacaatttcatttaaaatgcattaaGGCATCTTCCTGCTTTATATACATCACGGTACGCTCCATGATCGGTCATATTACACTAATCATTCTCTAATATCGTTCAGTGAGTGCCGCGCGCAACACAACAGTCATTTACTTTATTCCTTGGAAGAATTTAACGTTGCCTTATGGAGGCAGATATACTCCTTAGCCGGGAAGATCGGGAAAAACAAACGCGCTACCGTCACACAGGGAAGGATATATTTAACAGGAGAATGCCCTTCGCGTAAAAGAAGGCTAAGTCAGTCTTATTGAGCAAAACAGCTAACAAACCATAATGTATCTCACTGGGAATCTCGCTTTTCCCGCTACCCTTTCCGTactggagttgtttttttttgcggtatCGATCATAAAACAGATCCTCGTTCTCTAAGCTCGCTCGGTTGGTATGCTAGGACCGGttgttttttctaattaattttctaGGCACACCACTGGAAGACTGAATTCGATAAGCAGACGTGTGAGCAAACGGGAAAAAGTTCCAAAGTAAGACGAGACGGACTTGATCTTCCACTAATGTTAATTACTGCTGGATGGATATGAACATAGATACGGTATATACAAAATGGGGATGAACACCTAACCACCCTTCTCCCCCGTTTAGACGAGTGTTGTCAAGGTTGTAAAGCTAAAGCAACACACATCTTTTGGCAATGGCTTACTTAATTAGTTTACTCCCTAGCAGGCATTTTGGAGGCACTTTCTGTTGGCATTCTTGTTACGTGGGGCGAGGAAAGGCGATGAAGGGAAGGTGGAACGATACATTTGCTTCATTACTTAATCTTTAACAGCTCCTAGCTATAGTGTACAAATCTTACAAAACTATCTGGAGACGACGTCCCGTACTGGCGGGAAGTAAATGTAATAGACGATTGGCATTGAATGGCACACACGGAAGATGATGCAAACGATCCTATCTTCTGGCGATGGGTTCCTGTTCAATAGCTGGAAACAACCCATCACCGTACTCTGCTTCGTCCTCATCTTCTTCTTGCTCGTCTTCCTCGTCATCGACGTCGTCTCCGTTCTTTAGCTGCTACGAAAACCCCCTCGACGGCGAAGGTACCGGTGAGGGCGGTGGTGGAAGTGGCGAAAAATAGGTCGAACTGCGGGAGCTCGGCGATGGTGGACAGCTTTCGGGCAACATACCACCAATATCACTGTGATAGTGCGATCGGGGCGTCGGAGGTGGTGGATATGGTTCCGGATCGTAGCATCGTTCCTTGTACTTGCCCTGCAGCGAACCGCGACCATCGTGTCCGTGGCGTCCACTACCACTACCCACCGAACTGCTCGTACCTCCGCCCGTTGTACCGGAACCGTGTCCACCACCGCAGCGCTGGCTGCGGTTGCTCTTGCTAGTATAGTTCGAATCACTCTCATCGCAGGCATCGGTCGAGCAAggcgttggtggtggtggttgattGATGATCTTGTAGTGTTTGTACGGATGGTAGCTGCTGTTACAGTAGCGTCCCGTCGACCCGGCCGTAGTTGCAGGCGATGGTGGTGGATTAAGCGGATAACCGATTAAGCTACTACCGTTGGTGGTAGAGCTGCTAGCACCAGTGATGTGGTTGCGGTCATAACTACCACCACTTGCCCGGCTATTAAGCGTGGACATACGTACTGCATCCGCTACGGAGGCTAGCTTCGAGACGCGAATATTCTTGTTCAGACCACCCGGTGAAAGTGGGGCCGCTGCCTGATCACATTCCTTTGGCTCGAGACCGCCACCACCCGTACCGAACCGGGTGCGGAATGTCTGCAGCAAATACACTACGAGAAATACGACCGCTACCGCCGTCACCACGACGATCAGTAGTGTGATCTTGCTTGAACTCGGTGCCATCCGTCGATTGCCGTACTCGTTGCATATTTCCGGTGCTTCATCTTCACCTTTCGCACAATGCTCATCGCCATCGCACACGTTGTGGAACGAGATACATACTTTGCTCGTCGGGCACTGGAAATCTTCCGGGTTCTTACAACAAACCGCCTCATCGTACCCATCCAAACATTGGGTCGTTCCGTCACAAACCAAATGCTTGTCGATACATTCGCCCGATTGACATTTAAACTGATCACCACGGCAGGTCGGACAATCCATCTCATCCGAACGGTCCGGACAGTCCTTCTGCCCGTCACAGCGCCAAGACGAAGGGATACATTCCTTGTTACCATCCCGATCCGCTAACTCACTCGGTGCGGCACAAGTGAAGTGATCCGGTCCACAAATCGGTTGTTCACCGCAGCTGCGTCGATCTTTCAACAGCATCAATCCTTGCGGACAGGCGCACACGTGTTCGGTTGGTGCATCATCCGGTGAACCAATGCAGATGTGACTACATTCCGCCCGGGCCGTTTTACACGTGTGATTACGAAGCATACGCTCATCCGGCGTCCATACCGCGACAATATCCGTCATGTGTGAATTCTTATGAATCTCCACTCGTCGATTATCACCCTGTATCGAAATGCGTTCCATCATCGGACGCTCATCTAGCCAGTAAATGAAACCGTCGAGCGCTGCAATCGACGATACCATACTGATGTGTTCCGCAACCAGAGTTCGTCTGCAAAACGGTAGTAATAAATAAGGTTTAATTGTCATGAAATGTGTCCACACACTTTCGCGCCACTTACACGTCCTGTCCATTAATATCCATTGTGTCAATGCGCTTGCCGTGCGCGTAAAACAATCGATTGAGCTGTGGATCAAGCGCCAGCGCCTGTATGCCTTCCAGCTTCGTGATCAGTTCGACACGCTGCGAACCGTCCAGTTTGGCGCGCGTAATCGACTGTGCCGATCCAACGTCCGTCCAGAACAACAGTCGCTTCATTGGATGTAGAGCTAGGCTGCGTGGTTTCTCCGAACGTCCAATATCCACATTTCCGATGCTAACAATATTGCCATCCAGTCTGTAGAAGaagcaaatatttaataatttttggaagaaatttagAATTTTGAAGTTCTTGAAGTTGGCTGAGTACTTACGTTGTAATATTAATGGTGTTGGTGTGCGAACAACTCCAGAAGAGCAATCGACCGATCGGATCTATTGCCATGTCGAACGGTGAGGATGTCGGATTGATCGACACTTTCGCGTTGGTACCATTATCGAAAGCACGTCTAATTATTGGACCACGACCATCAAtctgaaaagaagaaattgaaatCATTATTGATAGTTGCAACGTGACACACCTGCAAGGGCCTCAGTTCGAGTTTGTGCAGGCATTAACATGAACGAAAGTAACCGATTTTTCCATTAAATGTTAATAAAGCTTACCCAATAAATATGTCGCGTCGATACATCATACTCAACGGCCCGTATGTTTTTGCCCGTAACTGGTAGCGGGATGTCTGGCGAATCGGCCGTATTCGGTACGAAGCGTCCAAACGAATTTCGTTGACTAAAGATGATGTAGTTGCGTGGTGGACTGCAAGAAACTCGATTTGCGTTCAGTGTGTAGTGCGTCGGACAGGCGCACGTCATCTTCCGTTGGCCTTGCGCTAGACACAGATGCGTGCATCCACCATTATTGGTACGGCACTGATTCGAACCCGACTGACGGCCGGTGTGAAAGGCAAGTAATGCGTATGTATACTTCAGGTTTGAGTGGACGATCGTCCGATTGTCACCGGATGTCTTGTTCGCACGTCCAATCTCATCCGCGGTCCAATCAGCCCAGTACACCCAATCCTGATAAATTGTCAGTGCAACGGGGACGAACCGATTGCTATCAGCGTTATCCGGCATTACCAGGCGCGTCCTTCGTTTCCCATCCCAATCAGCACTTTCGATGCCGGTGGGTGAACTTTGCCGTGCCCAATAGAGACGACGCGTATCCGGATCGAGCGTTAAACCGATCGCATGATTAGCACCGGATATGATCGTCAACAGATCGCCTCCATCCATTGCCGCCCGGCGGATCGAATCCGATGGCCATTCCGTCCAGTACATGAGACCTTTGCGCGGTTCCAGGATCAGATTTTTTGGCTCCTCTATCCCCTTCCAGATGAGAATTCGTCGACTACTGCCATCCAACCGGGCTACCTCGATACGGCGCGCTTCCGCATCCGTCCAGTAAACGTTATGTGCCAACCAATCGACCGCAATACCTTCCGGTTGCATCAGTCCGGTCTCCACGATACGCTGCACATCCGAACCATTAATGTACGCACGCGAAATATACttctgcttctggctcacccaGTAAATGCGCCTGTCCGCTATGTCTACGTCAAGGTAATGCGCATCGACTACATTCCGGAACGGTGCATAGTCCGCATGGTTATGGCTGTCGATCGAAAGCCGCCCAATGCTGCCATGGTTGGAAAATAGCAGGAAGGCAGCCGGCACCAGGCACGTCCGATTGTCACGTCCCAGCTCGTAGTCAAGCTGGCAGCGACAAACGTAATCGCGCGGCCGGTTCAAACAAAGTTGCGAACAGCCACCATTGCCAACGGCGCACGGATTCGTTCCCTGTACCTCGTGCAAACGCGTCACCTTCAGTCCCATCAGCTCGGCAATGTTTTCGCCGATTGTCGTACGGTCGGCACCAGTTAGCTTGTGCGCACGGTCAATCGATCTTCGCTGCCAATCCGTCCAGTAGAGATAATCCCCGAGAAGGCTTAACCCAAACACGTGTGGTAGATTGTCGGACAGGATCGTGTTGCGTCCCGAACCGTCCATATTTGCTACCTCGATCGTGTCCGCTTTTGCATCACACCAGTAGATCTTGCGTGCGGCCACATCCAATGCAATTCCATTCGGCCAGATCAGGTTTTGCGACACGATCAGTACCCGCTCGGTTCCATCAAGTGAGGCACGCTCGATCTTTGGTTCCTTTGCGCCCCAATCACTCCAGAACATCCAGCCGAGTGTCGGTGCTAGTGCGATCGCACGCGGTTCTACCAAATTGTCATAGATGAGCACACGCCGGAAGGAACCATTGAGACGGCATACCTGTATCCGATCCGTGCCGGTATCCGTCCAGTAAAGATTGCGTGCCAACCAATCGATCGCGAGCCCGTCCGGTGCCTGTATTTCAGCAGTAACGACTTCCTCTGCCGGGCCACCCATACCATCTGCCCGGGCTCGCTTTATTGCACTCTCCTCCTTATCGGACCAATACACGTAATTTTCTACCGGATCGTAGTCGATAGCGATGGCGTAGCGCAGCTTACCAGCAGGCAGTGGTACAATCGAATAGTCCGGTGAATCAAGCGATATCCGATTAATGTGCGAACGTTGCACCACGAACAACATTTCCTGCGGCCCATCGGCACACTTTGTTTCGGTTAGCAATTTTATTCCGGTCGGGCAGGCACAACTATATCCTGCCGGTGCTACCGTCGATAGTAGACAGAGATGGGAACAGTTCCCATTGTTGCGTCGACAAGGATTAGCCAAATCGGTTACCGCTTCTGGCTGTAATCGTCCATCCCAAGCATGCACCGTAATCGGTACTTCCGTCTTGCGCAACAACTCTTTGTGCCGATCGTGCTGAATGTCGTAGTAGTGTAGCGTACCATCTTTCCAGTCCGTCCAGAACAGGAAATTCGCCGTTAACGTTAGACTGTATGGGTAGTCAAGGTTTCGTACAAGCGTCCGTCGATTGCCACCATCCAGATCCATCACGTCCAGGAAGCGCTGATTGCCATCAACCCAATAGATCAGCTCCTGCTCCAAATCAACTGCCAGCCCATTGGGCCAGAAAATGCGATCGTTTACCAGCACTGTACGACTCTGCGGGTCACCATCCATGCTGGCACGTTCAATCTTCGGACTTTCGCCCCAATCCGTCCAAATCATGTACCGACGGGCGGGCATAAGCGCGATCGCTCGCGGTTGATCGAGATCGCTCCATATTAACACCTTCTGCAGCCGTGCATTAAGCTGCCGACCGGCAGTATCACCAGCGCTACTGCCTAGTGGTTCGAGTTGTGCCACCTCTATACGGTTCGATTCGCCATCCGTCCAGTAGAGCTTGTCCGTATACCAATCGATCGCAAGGCCTTCGGGTTTGTCCAACCCGTCCGTTATCACAGTCGTCTTGCTCGTCACGTTCAGCGTACCGTTCGTGCGACCACACTGAATCACCTCGAGCGTGTTTTCTGTCCAGCAAACGAGTCCTCGCGCGTGATAAAAGTCCATTGCCGATGCTTCGTTGAGATCTTGGAGCAGGACATCCATCGTGTAGGTGAGCGCATTCGTGTCCGGCTGTACAGATACGTTAAGCACACGCAGATCGTAATATGTCGTGAAGagcaacaaaatggaactGGACGCGTCTGAGCCAGTAGGTAGACTGTAGTGTTCCGGTGCTACTAGTGGCCCTGCAGCGGTTGCTGTGGATGCGTTTACtcctgaaataaaaatacataggGAGTAGAGGAAATGTTAGAATAAAGGAGTTTATATTGCATTTTAATGTCAAATTATAGTAAATTAACTTCGATACATAATTCCAGTATAAAATCTATGTTGTAAGTTTACAGTCATCGTAATTTATCGAAACCTTTCATATCTGTATAATTCTGTCGAATGTGCACAGCATTTTAGCAACATTCTTGGACACATTAAACATCACAAAGAATGTTGGA
The DNA window shown above is from Anopheles funestus chromosome 3RL, idAnoFuneDA-416_04, whole genome shotgun sequence and carries:
- the LOC125770315 gene encoding low-density lipoprotein receptor-related protein 6 — its product is MFVFSILERASYDEMGKVKLCNSRDPLRPTISSCRRKIPAQTEPAIITARSITDLQRIRRPSVAQTTQKSSCCTVLSTLLLVHFIAVGLFNTNQGVNASTATAAGPLVAPEHYSLPTGSDASSSILLLFTTYYDLRVLNVSVQPDTNALTYTMDVLLQDLNEASAMDFYHARGLVCWTENTLEVIQCGRTNGTLNVTSKTTVITDGLDKPEGLAIDWYTDKLYWTDGESNRIEVAQLEPLGSSAGDTAGRQLNARLQKVLIWSDLDQPRAIALMPARRYMIWTDWGESPKIERASMDGDPQSRTVLVNDRIFWPNGLAVDLEQELIYWVDGNQRFLDVMDLDGGNRRTLVRNLDYPYSLTLTANFLFWTDWKDGTLHYYDIQHDRHKELLRKTEVPITVHAWDGRLQPEAVTDLANPCRRNNGNCSHLCLLSTVAPAGYSCACPTGIKLLTETKCADGPQEMLFVVQRSHINRISLDSPDYSIVPLPAGKLRYAIAIDYDPVENYVYWSDKEESAIKRARADGMGGPAEEVVTAEIQAPDGLAIDWLARNLYWTDTGTDRIQVCRLNGSFRRVLIYDNLVEPRAIALAPTLGWMFWSDWGAKEPKIERASLDGTERVLIVSQNLIWPNGIALDVAARKIYWCDAKADTIEVANMDGSGRNTILSDNLPHVFGLSLLGDYLYWTDWQRRSIDRAHKLTGADRTTIGENIAELMGLKVTRLHEVQGTNPCAVGNGGCSQLCLNRPRDYVCRCQLDYELGRDNRTCLVPAAFLLFSNHGSIGRLSIDSHNHADYAPFRNVVDAHYLDVDIADRRIYWVSQKQKYISRAYINGSDVQRIVETGLMQPEGIAVDWLAHNVYWTDAEARRIEVARLDGSSRRILIWKGIEEPKNLILEPRKGLMYWTEWPSDSIRRAAMDGGDLLTIISGANHAIGLTLDPDTRRLYWARQSSPTGIESADWDGKRRTRLVMPDNADSNRFVPVALTIYQDWVYWADWTADEIGRANKTSGDNRTIVHSNLKYTYALLAFHTGRQSGSNQCRTNNGGCTHLCLAQGQRKMTCACPTHYTLNANRVSCSPPRNYIIFSQRNSFGRFVPNTADSPDIPLPVTGKNIRAVEYDVSTRHIYWIDGRGPIIRRAFDNGTNAKVSINPTSSPFDMAIDPIGRLLFWSCSHTNTINITTLDGNIVSIGNVDIGRSEKPRSLALHPMKRLLFWTDVGSAQSITRAKLDGSQRVELITKLEGIQALALDPQLNRLFYAHGKRIDTMDINGQDVRTLVAEHISMVSSIAALDGFIYWLDERPMMERISIQGDNRRVEIHKNSHMTDIVAVWTPDERMLRNHTCKTARAECSHICIGSPDDAPTEHVCACPQGLMLLKDRRSCGEQPICGPDHFTCAAPSELADRDGNKECIPSSWRCDGQKDCPDRSDEMDCPTCRGDQFKCQSGECIDKHLVCDGTTQCLDGYDEAVCCKNPEDFQCPTSKVCISFHNVCDGDEHCAKGEDEAPEICNEYGNRRMAPSSSKITLLIVVVTAVAVVFLVVYLLQTFRTRFGTGGGGLEPKECDQAAAPLSPGGLNKNIRVSKLASVADAVRMSTLNSRASGGSYDRNHITGASSSTTNGSSLIGYPLNPPPSPATTAGSTGRYCNSSYHPYKHYKIINQPPPPTPCSTDACDESDSNYTSKSNRSQRCGGGHGSGTTGGGTSSSVGSGSGRHGHDGRGSLQGKYKERCYDPEPYPPPPTPRSHYHSDIGGMLPESCPPSPSSRSSTYFSPLPPPPSPVPSPSRGFS